The following coding sequences are from one Pelagovum sp. HNIBRBA483 window:
- the miaA gene encoding tRNA (adenosine(37)-N6)-dimethylallyltransferase MiaA — MAANASLISRLGLEHLPPDRPVLVAGPTASGKSALALEIAEAAGGVILNADALQVFDGWQVLTARPEAADLARAPHALYGHIPYDGDYSVGHWLREVAPYLSGDTRPIIVGGTGLYLTALTEGLAEIPPTPPAIRQEADALPLPALIAALDSETASRIDLKNRARVQRAWEVLHATGRPLATWQDETPPPLLPLSQAEPFLFDAPKDWLDPRIERRFDLMLAGGALEEARAMLPRWNPALLSSKAIGAPELIAHLRGEMTLDEARQAAVIATRQFAKRQRTWFKARMRNWRVIPDLSTG; from the coding sequence ATGGCCGCAAATGCATCCCTAATTTCCCGTCTCGGTCTGGAGCACCTGCCGCCCGACCGTCCGGTCCTCGTCGCAGGGCCGACCGCCAGCGGCAAATCCGCTCTGGCGCTGGAAATTGCCGAAGCCGCAGGCGGTGTGATCCTCAATGCCGATGCGTTGCAGGTGTTTGACGGCTGGCAAGTGCTCACCGCCCGCCCCGAGGCCGCTGATCTCGCCCGTGCGCCACACGCCCTTTATGGCCATATTCCGTACGATGGCGATTACTCTGTCGGTCACTGGCTCCGCGAAGTGGCGCCCTATCTGTCGGGCGATACGCGCCCCATTATCGTCGGCGGCACCGGCCTTTATCTCACCGCATTGACCGAGGGTCTGGCAGAGATACCCCCCACCCCTCCCGCCATCAGGCAAGAGGCAGACGCGCTCCCCCTCCCCGCTCTGATTGCCGCGCTCGATAGCGAAACTGCTAGCCGGATCGACCTCAAGAACCGCGCGCGTGTCCAGCGCGCATGGGAAGTGCTCCACGCCACAGGCCGCCCGCTCGCCACATGGCAGGACGAGACACCACCGCCGCTTTTGCCGCTGTCACAGGCCGAACCGTTCCTATTCGACGCGCCCAAAGACTGGCTCGATCCCCGCATCGAACGGCGCTTCGATCTGATGCTCGCGGGCGGCGCGTTGGAGGAGGCCCGCGCCATGCTGCCCCGCTGGAATCCCGCGCTCCTCTCCTCCAAAGCCATCGGCGCACCGGAGTTGATCGCCCATCTGCGCGGCGAAATGACCCTCGACGAGGCCCGTCAAGCGGCGGTCATCGCCACGCGCCAATTCGCCAAGCGACAGCGCACATGGTTCAAGGCGCGCATGCGCAATTGGCGGGTTATCCCCGACTTATCCACAGGTTAA
- the pyrH gene encoding UMP kinase, translated as MSQEPKTTFKRVMLKISGEALMGDQGFGLHPPTVQRIAEEVKSVHDMGVEICMVIGGGNIFRGLQGSAQGMERTTADYMGMLATVMNALGMQAALEGLGVYTRVISAIPMDQVCEPYIRRRAVRHLEKKRVCIFAAGTGNPYFTTDTASALRASEMACEAIFMGKQVDGIYDSDPKTNPEAKRFDRISYDEVLRQNLKVMDASAIALCRDNKMPLIVFSLDEPGGFKGILAGEGTYTTVHA; from the coding sequence ATGAGCCAAGAACCCAAGACAACGTTCAAGAGGGTGATGCTCAAAATCTCGGGGGAGGCTTTGATGGGGGATCAGGGATTTGGCCTGCATCCGCCGACCGTTCAACGCATCGCCGAAGAAGTGAAATCCGTCCATGATATGGGCGTTGAGATTTGCATGGTGATCGGTGGCGGCAATATCTTTCGCGGGTTGCAGGGCAGCGCGCAGGGTATGGAACGCACCACGGCGGATTACATGGGTATGCTTGCCACGGTGATGAATGCGCTGGGGATGCAAGCCGCGCTGGAAGGCTTGGGTGTATACACCCGCGTGATCAGCGCGATTCCGATGGATCAGGTGTGCGAGCCTTACATCCGCCGCCGCGCGGTGCGCCACCTAGAGAAAAAGCGGGTTTGTATTTTTGCGGCTGGGACCGGCAACCCGTACTTCACCACCGATACGGCCTCGGCGCTGCGGGCGAGTGAAATGGCCTGTGAAGCGATCTTCATGGGCAAGCAGGTGGATGGCATTTATGACAGCGACCCGAAAACCAACCCCGAAGCAAAGCGCTTTGACCGGATCAGCTATGACGAGGTTTTGCGGCAGAACCTGAAGGTGATGGATGCCAGTGCAATTGCCCTTTGCCGTGACAATAAGATGCCGCTGATCGTGTTCTCGCTGGACGAACCGGGCGGGTTCAAGGGCATTCTGGCAGGGGAAGGCACCTATACAACGGTACATGCCTGA
- the frr gene encoding ribosome recycling factor, with protein sequence MSDDFELDTDDLTRRMDGALAALRTEFASLRTGRASGSMLEPIMVDAYGSMTPINQVGTVNVPEPRMVTVNVWDKSLVGKVEKAIRESGLGINPQLNGTIIMLPIPELNEERRRELTKVAAQYAEHARVAIRNLRRDGMDQIKKAKADGLSEDDQKFWESEVQELTDTYVKKVDDALNTKQEEIMQV encoded by the coding sequence ATGAGCGACGATTTCGAACTCGATACTGATGACCTGACACGCCGGATGGACGGGGCGCTTGCGGCGCTGCGTACGGAATTCGCCTCGCTGCGGACGGGGCGGGCATCTGGCTCGATGCTGGAGCCGATCATGGTCGATGCCTATGGGAGCATGACCCCGATCAACCAAGTGGGCACCGTTAACGTGCCGGAGCCGCGCATGGTGACGGTCAACGTGTGGGACAAGAGCCTTGTGGGTAAGGTCGAAAAAGCGATCCGCGAGAGCGGCTTGGGCATTAACCCGCAGCTCAATGGCACGATCATCATGTTGCCGATCCCCGAGTTGAACGAGGAGCGCCGCCGCGAACTGACCAAGGTTGCCGCGCAATATGCAGAACATGCCCGCGTTGCGATCCGAAACCTGCGTCGCGACGGGATGGACCAGATTAAGAAGGCCAAGGCCGACGGTCTGTCCGAGGACGATCAGAAGTTCTGGGAATCCGAAGTGCAGGAATTGACCGACACTTATGTCAAGAAGGTCGATGACGCGCTGAACACCAAACAAGAAGAGATCATGCAGGTGTGA
- a CDS encoding phosphatidate cytidylyltransferase, whose product MAAAEGAWSDLRTRLLSAAVLLLVAGFAVALGGVWFTLLVLVAVALMVWELVPLFGTAQMPVRGGLAALGAGSVVYLAFSQTEMAFLLLLTAPVLLAVRAARDRIAGFCYALAVLAAGAGLIFLRQEGLAAVLWLIAVVIASDVMGYFAGRMLGGPRFWPAVSPKKTWSGTIAGWIGAALVGAGFVIWADAGWGLVLLSAVTALAGQMGDIAESALKRRAGVKDSSNLIPGHGGVLDRFDAILGAALVWLVIAGTPLAGVLP is encoded by the coding sequence ATGGCTGCCGCTGAGGGTGCTTGGTCCGATCTGAGGACGCGGCTGCTCTCGGCGGCAGTTCTGCTTTTGGTGGCGGGTTTTGCCGTGGCGCTTGGCGGTGTGTGGTTCACGCTCTTGGTGCTGGTGGCTGTCGCGCTGATGGTGTGGGAATTGGTGCCGCTCTTTGGCACGGCACAGATGCCCGTGCGCGGCGGTTTGGCGGCCTTGGGCGCGGGGAGCGTGGTTTATCTTGCCTTCAGCCAGACGGAAATGGCGTTTCTCCTCCTTCTGACCGCGCCGGTTTTGCTGGCAGTGCGGGCAGCGCGCGACCGGATTGCTGGGTTTTGCTACGCATTGGCGGTGCTGGCGGCGGGGGCGGGGTTGATCTTCCTCCGGCAAGAGGGATTGGCCGCGGTTTTGTGGCTGATCGCGGTGGTTATAGCCTCTGACGTTATGGGATATTTCGCAGGGCGGATGCTGGGAGGGCCAAGGTTCTGGCCCGCAGTCAGCCCGAAAAAGACATGGAGCGGCACGATTGCCGGATGGATCGGCGCGGCGCTGGTTGGCGCGGGGTTCGTGATCTGGGCCGATGCGGGCTGGGGGCTGGTGCTTTTGTCGGCGGTGACGGCGCTGGCGGGGCAGATGGGCGACATTGCCGAAAGCGCGCTAAAACGGCGGGCAGGGGTGAAGGACAGTTCCAACCTGATCCCAGGGCATGGCGGTGTATTGGACAGGTTTGATGCGATCCTTGGCGCCGCTTTGGTGTGGCTGGTGATTGCGGGCACGCCCCTCGCGGGAGTGCTGCCGTGA